Within Topomyia yanbarensis strain Yona2022 chromosome 2, ASM3024719v1, whole genome shotgun sequence, the genomic segment TTTCGAATTGTCAGATTTTAATCAATAGTTAAAATTTTCGTCACAGCCTCAGAGTACTTACGATTCTTTTCGTATCATATGACAGTTAATATTACCACATTACATTACCTGATTTGATTTAGCTCCATCCAATTCAATGTTCAACTCTTCGGGTCTTGGTGCATTCCATACATCCACGTTGAGAAAATCTGAATTCGGGTGATGTGCACTAGATATATAAGCACTATGCGGAGATGATAACTCTTCGGGCTCGGTGTCTTCatcagcatcatcatcatcatcaatatCCATTGTTGATTCATTAAATTCCTGCAAACTAAGCGGCTGATATCCTATATGTCCATTTTCTTCACCGGATTCATATTCACTCTCATCACTTGTTATTTCAACATTGATTATGTTGTCTTCTCTGATACAAAAAGTATCATCTTCATCATTCTGTTCTGGCAAATCCGGTAATCCCAtgctgaaaaatataaaataaacaatatgtTTTTACAAAATATTATAATCTAAAGGTTTTTCTCCAAAGTGAGAAAATCCTATCGTTGAAAAAGTAGTCAAAATTAACAATCCTGAAAGTCGTTAAAGAACCCATTCCACAATCTTAGAAAacatttctaaaaatgtaaactTCTCTTTAAACCTTAAAAGTATCACTGAAGGTATTCGAagaaaatatcatttttttttaaatcgtgaAGTCGTTTACTGAACTTATTCACAATTATTTCAGTTTATTAGAAATCGAATCATAAAGAGGGTGCCTTCGCCCGTCTGTTCAAAGGTAAGCAGGCTAGATATGAATAAGTTATCACCGGGAATCTGGAATTctaggaaaatttatttcccgggaaatctTTATGGAAACCCTACACACAACATTATAATGAAGTGTTTAGTATGAAAAATGGATCGGCTTGAGATTCAGGTTGATGTCGATCTTCAGAGTACGGTCCTTCAAGCTCGAGCTAGACAGGATAATAGAGGCGTTTGATGCCCACCGCAGGTAGTAAACTGTAGCTTAATTAGAAACTACTAAGTGCGAAGTAACCGTCTAACGAATGTTCACTTAGCAGCGACCGCACCTAGTATCTCCAAACCAATAACCAGCACCACCAGCAAAGAACTAAAGGATAATGAAAACGGATATGAACGATAATATGAGGAAACGTAGACTAATTGACACCGACTGCAATAGACAACGCAGCTTATATTAACAGCCAAAAAAAGATCTCAATACGCAGCTACAAACTGCGTTAACAAGGTTCAACGGACAGGTAATAAACGTTGTTTTTTAATATTGTAAAAATCAAATCTGCCCAAGGCCTAGTAAAACTAAAAAAACTCTATAAAGAGAACTGTGGActctttttacctttctcatataaagaaaggctatgcaattatTCCAAAAATCGGTTTTCCAACCGAGGGCCGGAGGACAGAGTCCAATATACAATTCGATTCAggtcgtcgagatcgcaaaatgtctgtgtgtgtatgtatgtatttgtcAAGTAATATCACTCaagtttctcagagatagctggaccgattGTTAGACATTCAGCCGTTATGACCAAATTTGTTTTTGCGGTAACTGGAATTTTCTTCCTAGACtacaatgaataatataaagCCCCTTACGAACAGAAATGATATCTTTCTataatcatacattttttgcaataGATATAATAGCCTTGTACCAGGtatggttcgattcccaaccacgCACATAGGGTAgagatttttccagatatttttCTCACTCGATAAAAGAATGATCCAAAGCTTAAAACATTACAATAAAGCAAAGAAATATAATAGCTTTGCAAAGTTATTGGCTTGTTGGACAACAAATCATTGGAACAATCCTTC encodes:
- the LOC131681205 gene encoding uncharacterized protein LOC131681205 produces the protein MGLPDLPEQNDEDDTFCIREDNIINVEITSDESEYESGEENGHIGYQPLSLQEFNESTMDIDDDDDADEDTEPEELSSPHSAYISSAHHPNSDFLNVDVWNAPRPEELNIELDGAKSNQILNVMAAIQLPNLSVPDWAKGIPEDKWKEDLLLRIRQHSFPREAQKPDA